The following is a genomic window from Onychomys torridus chromosome 13, mOncTor1.1, whole genome shotgun sequence.
AGAACAGCCATGAAAGAGCCAATAACACAGGTCTTCAAAACCTATCTGAGAAGACAGGTCTGATAAAGCAGAAACAGAGCgactgaaatcttcaaaaggaagagagaaagatgtGGCGATGTCTGGAAGAATAACATATGCTCTAATGAACTACATGGCTGATTTGGGacacccccctccctccctgtctgctCATTGGCCTATCAGAAAGGCATAGTATCCAAGACAGAGCAAacatatttgctttttaaaaatcagatcatAGAGTCCACATTAAAAAGCCACCTTGCCTTTGTTCAGTGTCGATATGTATTACCCAGCCCAAAGGTTTTTGCAAATACTATGGGGGTTGTAATAGCCCATGATAACCCACTTCCCCATACATCTTCTTGGCAGAGTTAGAGGGGTAAAGAgctaaaaacaaaagcatggcTACTGTAAATTGCGAGGTGAAAGAATATTTAAACACAAGCTTGTTGCATTTGAGCAGCCGCCTCCGGAGCTGTTTTAGGGGCTGGCGTGAAGGAAAACAATCCTCAGCCTCACCTTTGTCCTATGTACTCCTCCACTCTCAGTAGGTTAGTTTGCAGCCCGAGGCCAGGAGCCTTTAGCGCCCATAGGTGGCGCCCCTCGTCCGTGCTTGCGCATCTCAGGCTCTCCATGCGCAGCTCGGAACCCTGCGTGTCTCCCCAGGTCTTTAGAGCCCAGAGACTGCGTTTTAATAAACACGCGCGCGCGTTCGCACTGCGCTCCACAAGCCCCGGGGTTCAGAGAAGCAGACACATAAACTGAGGCGAGGAAGCGCCTGTTTAATCTGCGCCAAAAACTGACGTTTCACAAACGGAGATTCTGGAATTGCAGTTCTAAAACCATTAAATTACCAAGCCTTttcctcccttaaaaaaaaaaacaaaaaaatactttccttccccccccccccgcaacgtCCTTCCCCCGCCCTCTTTAATTATGAAAGTGGCCACTCCGTTCGGGATTAAGACTTGGAGGGactttggaaaagaaaaggaatctgGAAGAAGATCCGAGGGCGCCTAGTTTTAAGAAGGCACCTAGGAAGACTGCGCTGGGTGTCTAGGTGAGAGCCGGACCTGGGCTTGGCAAGGTGCGTGGAGGGAGTCCGGGGGAAGGGGCTGGGCTGTGTATTCTAGGACGAAAGAAGCGGGGAGTCTGTAGCAGGCAGCTCCGGGCTGTGCCCTCTGGAGTCTGGAGGAGAGGCAGGGACCCAGGGATCCTGTTAGTGAGGTGCACGGAGGATGAGCGGAGGGCGCACGGGCTGCTGGAGTACATGGGACTCGGAAGAGGCAGGCCGCGCGCAGCGGTGCGGTTCCTGGGCTCGGCGCGGCTCTGCAGAGCGGGAAGCGTGTAGGTTCCAGACACGGCGGTGCGCGGAGCAGCGTGGAGCGCCGCGCAGTGTGGGGCTCCCTGGGCGCGCGGGGCCGGGGCGTGGTGTGCTTGCGGAGCCCGAGCGGAccggaggagaggaggcagggcgGGGCGGCGCGGTTATTGGCCAAGCTCAGGGAGAAGGGTCGTGCTCCGAGGTGTCCTCCTCCCTCTTGCCTCATTTTCTCTAAGCAAACCAACTTCGCGGACCTCGGTGCTCGCCCATCATGGATGTTCCAGGTAACCCACCCATCCCTGAGCTGTGGGATCTGGTTGCTAGTTGCCTTTTTGTAATGCTTCACCAGAACCTTGagtaatgtgagtgctgggggttCAAGAGAGGAGAGTGGGCAGcggagttgggggtgggaggtggtccGCTATCCTTTGTGAAGGAGCTGCAGACAGGATATTTATTGAAACCCAACTTCTCTTTTCTTAGAAAGAACACTGGAAGAGTTGCTTGGAGAGCGTGGGCGGCGAGGGGAGGGCTCTTTCTGTCTGTGTTCCTGGGCTGGGTATTGGAATGGCTTCTCTGGGTTAGCTGAAGAAGAGGGGACCGGCTAAAAGTGCCAACCCGCGTAAGTTAGCAGAAAGGTACAGAAGAAAAGGAGTGGGGTACAGAGACAAGAGCCTGCAAATGAGTAAAATCCCGGGATTCTGTTGCTAGAATAGGCTCTTGTCTTTGCCGGAGGACGGACTCCACCAGGCTCTCCTAGAGGGCTCGTCAGTGGCTGCAGGGACATTGGAAGTGGGTGTTAGAATTTCGCTcctcacccacccccatcccaccttTCTCGGTGTCtgtgctttcctttttccttttaatctCATCCGCCCAAGCCCAAGGAGCTTTCTGGAGTTTTTTTCTTTGGGAGTGGGGGTAGATTCTTTTTATCCGATAAGGAGTGTTTAAAAATTACTTCCTGGGTAGAAAAATAGAGGGAAAGGggggaaggctgagagaggaaggtTTTCTCCTTGTGGCTGTTCAGAAAGCCACTGAAATTAAGCTAAAGAGacgtcatttttttttttctctgactgCATTTAATTCCTCTAGTTGTGTTGGAATGAGTAGGCAGGGGACGACGGTGATGACGCGTCTTAGAGGTCCCCAACCCATTTTAAAAGGTCCTACAGAATCTTAGCCCATAACCCCAGGTTCTGCGCACGATTCAGGAATCTGTTTGGACTTGCTGACTGGTGCGACAGAGCTTTCTTGGATCCATTATGCTGCATCTGGAATGGAGATAACTTTGGGGGACCAAAGGGATGGCCATCCCGAAGGGGCTAGAGAGCACCAGGCACTAAGCACACCTTCCTGCCTAAGGATTTGGCTTGTTCGCCCTGACAGGTCTGCTGGTGCCTTCCTTCTGAGAACCATTTGGCCTTGACCATCTCAGCCGAGGATCCAGCCTAGAGAAGGCTACTGCTCCCGTCCTGCGTGTTCCTGTGTGCACCCGGGCATCCCTTCATCTCCGGCCGGCCTTGGCGTCCTCGGGGCGCCCCCCAGCCCAGATGCCTGCGCCTGGCCTGGGCCCCCGAGGGCCACCACTGAACATGCCCGGGCGCCGGGGGGCGCTGCGCGAGCCAGCCGACTTTGGCTCCAGCTTGGGGGCGGCGCTGGccctgttgttgctgctgctaccCGCCTGCTGCCCTGTGAGGGCTCAGAATGACACGGAGCCCATCGTGCTAGAGGGCAAGTGCCTGGTGGTGTGCGACTCCAGCCCATCGGGGGACGGTGCCGTCACCTCTTCCCTGGGCATATCTGTGCGCTCAGGCAGTGCCAAGGTGGCCTTCTCCGCTACTAGGAGCACCAACCATGAGCCGTCAGAGATGAGCAACCGTACCATGACCATCTACTTCGACCAGGTTAGCGGCTGACCTGCTCACGCACGGATAGGTGGAGAACCGGCCCGTGTACCCAGCTAACTAGGGCTCCTTGCATCTCCAGGCGGAATGTCAGGCTGATTTTCCCACCTCTGTATTGTATACAGAGTATAATATAATAATCTTGCCCTTACATGGCTTCTTTTACTACTATGCTTTCCTGGAGTCCCCTCTTGAACACGTTGTagagtttgtttttaaacaccaGTTAGTTCTCTTGGCAAGGATTACTGAGAGCCCTGTAAGGCTCCCCAGGCTTTCCAAGGGTTTGGTATTACTGAgataagaaatacattttcccGAAAGAAAACATAGCGCTCTTTCCCTTTTGCTGAGGGCAAGGCAGTGTTTGTGGTGACCAATCTTCAGACACCTGGAGAGAGGGGTTCCTCTTAAAGATGCTGCATGTAAGAGAGTTTCTCATTCAAAGAGgagtctgacagagggctgaaccTATTGCCTATATTTTGGGATCCAGTGACAATGTTAATTTTCAACGAAAGTAAGTGGGAAGGATGGGAAAGACAGCCGAGATTCTACTCTGCTTATCTACCAAAATAAAGTGTCCATGTATCTGCTGTACACAGGAAATAAAACTTTTGCAGGATGTCCGTATAGGATGTTCAAATATAAATGCATAGCATGACTATACATTTAAGAAGACAGAGGCCCATGACTTAAGTGGCTTTAAGCCGCTTAAGCAACCAAGGATTAGGGAGATGGAGATGTAAATGTTTCTCTGGGTGGTGACTTTTCTGTGCACTTACTTCTTGTGATTCCTATCAGTCTTCAGAAATTGAAAAGGTGAGAGTGGTTTTCATACTTTTTCTAATCAGCTAATGCTCTTGCCAAAGGGCTTTGTGTAAAATGGAGTCCGGAAACGTCACTAGACACAGATGAAGTTACTATCTACTGGCTTTCCCTCTGTCCAGGAGCCAGCTTCTAAACCCATTTATAGCCAATGCACACACTTGGTCTCTTTTTAGACtgttgtattcattttaaaaatcatgcatTTGAAGGTTTAGGGAAGTtgctttaataagaaaaaatatttcatttcattatttccaAATAAGACAGCGTAATAGAAGCATAAATATAACCCATATTCTTTTTTATCcagtattattttacttttattttttcaattgtgGTGTACTACAGATAATACTCACAGTCTTTTCAGATCCACTGATTTCTGGAGTTGTCAGGGAAATTCCGACACAGGGTCAAATCATAACAGGAATCTTGCTTTTACAGGCAAATTACCTTTGCCTGGTTCCTGACTGTAAATGAGGGAGACTGTAAGGAAGGGAGGCCCTCTGCTCAGGGCCTGGCGGGGTGTCTTTTTGTTCACATAAAGCCTTGAATTTACatgtttccagaatttaaaacccACGTGGAGGGGGTGAGATGGAGAGGGGAGTGCAGGCAGCTCAAAGGGCGTGCAAGGGAGTGCTGCTTCTGAAGCACTTTGGGGATCCCCAGCACAGACACCAGAGGTGCTTTGTCCTCAACCATGGAGTGTGTGCCGGTGAGACACCTGCCCGGGAGTGGCCTGAAGTGGTACTCACAGCATGATGAAGATGCagtgttccccatggcttgctggcAGTGGTTGCCTGCAGTAATTCACTGGGAGTCTGTGTAGCCTGTATAGTCCTGTAAAAAGTAACAGCCAGAGTAGTGGAGCTTTACTTTCTGATCAGGTAAAAGACAATACAGGGTTCTGGTGCTCCTAGCTGTTTGTTTTGTAAGCATAAAACACCAGCAGGTCACTTCATTATTTTAAGGAACTTGGGGTTTTGCAGGAGAGATGGGAACAGGATGTGGACAAAGTAGCCAGGTTCTATTTTGAACAGAACATGAGTGAGGTGAAGAGCTTGATTCTCTTCGCATTCTGCTATGACCGGCAACTCCCACTCCTCTTTCATTTGAGGAAAACCAGCAGGGCCACATAATCCTCTGCTAAAGGCTAATTGTGTTCTTCATCTCACCTGCTGTGGAATTTCCTTCATTTGGACTAGGAGTGTCCGAGCTAACCCTTCACTTCTCTTTGTTTGTCCAAGCTTTTTTACATGCTCCCAACACTCAGCCAACAGAGCAAGCACTGCTAAGAGAAGAATGAATCTGAACAGGGCAGCCAGTGTTTATTGGCAAACTCATCATCCAACACCATCTATAAAACACCTCCTCTATACTACTAGAGGTTGGGAGATCCTGGGCATAGAAACCTCATAGAAGCCATTTTCTTACTCAAGTGAGCTCATGGAATGGAGTGGTCTGCTACTCCACcaccttttctctctccattccATGTGAAGTTTTAAGTATTAAACACAGCCTCAGGTTGAACTCCCAATGACcctctccctttaaaaaaaaaagtaggctgaATTTACAGGTTTCTTCTTGGCTTGACTGTCTCCCATCTCTCTCCATTCCCTGTGTATCATCCTACAGAACTTACATAGACTATTTGAAGGTACAATTAAAATATACTTCCAAAGTCTTCATTAATTAGAAACCATGAGAATACCTTTGGAATACATTTCTGCTACTGAATGTTTTGGATTTTGGTACTCACTGCTGCTGGCATTGTTTGAGTAACACTGTGGACTTAGTGGCACCTGTTCTCAATACCAATAAGCCAGCTAACATTGGTGGTTCCCTGAAAGTAtggagaaaacacaaacaagcctATTAAGGCATGctgttccctcttcttcctcttcaggtTTTAGTAAACATCGGCAACCACTTCGACCTTGCCTCCAGTATATTTGTAGCACCACGAAAGGGGATCTACAGCTTCAGCTTTCACGTGGTCAAAGTGTACAACAGACAAACAATCCAGGTGAGTCCCTGTGAAAGATGAGCCCTTGGATGCTTGGTACCTGGGGATTGGGCTGTGATCCATTGGAAAATCCTGTCTTCCAGGTGTGGGCCTCAAAAGTTAGATGGAGGTAGCAATCCTTAGGGGAGGAAGAGATCAGGATGTGGGGTGGGGGTCTCTGATCTGCTtagccttcctctctgcctttgtAGGTCAGTTTAATGCAGAATGGCTACCCGGTGATCTCCGCATTCGCAGGAGACCAGGATGTTACCAGGGAAGCAGCCAGCAATGGTGTTCTGTTGCTTATGGAACGAGAAGACAAAGTTCATCTCAAACTGGAGAGAGGGAACCTCATGGGAGGCTGGAAATACTCCACATTCTCGGGCTTCTTGGTGTTTCCTCTATAGACGTGCAGCCACCCTGACAGTGGAAAGGTTTTGATCAGGAACCAGGGATCTGCCCTGTGTAACACCTTGAACTTGTTTGAATAGGATGGCTTGGGCTGACCTCCATCAAATTGTTGCGGTAGAAGAACGATTTTCTTCTAAAGCtccagtattttctttgactattgACAATTCCTCGGGAACCTGGCCTCTAATTAGTTTTAGACGACAAGGTCTTAAGGAGAAATGAAATTATCGATTTGAGCAATTTGTACCTGTGATTGTAAAGTCGATATCGGATTTTATTGTTGGAACCACTGACTTACCTTCTATTGTTTGTACGCTGTATCCTTGTCCTGATGACATAGATGCTGCTGACCCTAAGATGGATTGCACGCTGCAGTTAGGGCTCAGTGCAAGAGCCCAGCAAAGAACCACCTACCAGAGAGTCCTTGACTTgtgttctgtatgtgtgtatagccTTAAGAAAAAGAATGGCTTCATTTTCATTCTGTAGCTTACCCCTGGGGTCttgggaggatggggagggatCTGGGCATTGGGGACCTGTCAAAAGTGCTTTATCCCCGAGAAGCAAATTTTGCACGACTGAACTGcaacttttgttttgtattgtcagtgattttctgttttcctctggaAGCTTCCTTTGCCTTCCTCAGGTTTCGCTCCTCAAACCTACTTAGTTTTCATGCGGGGGTCCTGGAGaggaaaaaacatacaaaaaaacttATGTTCAGTACTTGTATgagatcaaacaaaacaaaacaaaatctgcaTACTTCCTTTTGAGTGAGAGGAAGCCAGGGGGTGGGAGAAGAAGAAGTCCTTCTTTCAAAGTAAGGACAGCAAATAGACCATTCTGCATATTCTTCCCTGGAGTCTCTCTCAAATGCATCTTCAAACTTGCAaccaggattttatttatttatttatttatttatttattttaatttatactcTGGGATCCTTTAAGACCTGGCCTTCCTCATTGGTCAGGAATCCCTTAAAAGTGGAGCTGAGGTGACCCAATCCCCCCATTGCTTTTCCTGTTGATGTGTCTCAGTGGTGACTTAGATCTGCTTCTGAGTGACCACACAATGACCAGATGCTTCAAAGAAACAGGACCAGCGCTGCTTCCTGGAGACCTTCCTTTGATCTGTCAAGGAGAGGGATGTGTTGACTCTCTGTGGATGAACACCTGGCCAGAAGCCACCTGGACGGGAAGTCACAGCCATTGAAGGTACTGGCTGCTGTACCCCATCAGTGGTTTTGCAAACCCTGCTTGCTTGGCATCTCATGCAACAACACTGTTCAGTTGCAGCTGAGAGAGCTGGTGTAGTATGTGTGCGCCAAGTGAATGTCACTAATCCCAAAGCAATCAAAGATGAGACCTCGAACTGGATGTCCATGTGTCCTTTGTGTAACAATGTAACCAAAATATTGACTATAAAACTCATAATTTAAGATTCAGAATAAACGGGTTTGATGTCTGTCTTGCTCTAATCCCTCCTCATCGTCTCTCTCAAAATGATGGGGAGGTATAGGATAAATACCAAGGGACTGAGGATGTTAAATTTATGTTGTGATTCTTTatagaggacacacacacacacacacacacacacacacacacacacacacaaatactgatGCAGCTATAGGTCTCTGGGGGTGTATTGCTCATTTAGATATATTTAGTTTATACTCACATATTTTTTCAACGAGTAAGATTTTGGAGGAGAGAgctaaaagacaaaattaaagcTTAAGAGGTAACTAATAATATCAAAGATTCGAACATTTGAGAAGGCTCAGTTGTTTTCAACTTGTATGTGAGGATGAATTTCATGGTCAAAGGTCAAGTGCAGGAGACACTGTATAATTATAATTGAATTAAAGTCCTCAGCTTTTCTGTCCTAATGTGAACACGGAATTAGGATAAGAAGCTTATTCTATTAAAATGATGTTGTCTGGTGAGGAGGGAAAATCGACCACAAAGCATTCGGGGTACTCTGACTCTGGCTTGAAGATGTATTTCTAAGTGTGAGCTGTGtttatggatgctgggaacataAACAGAAGGCAGATGGAGTACGTGTCCCTTGTGTTTTGTTATTCTTAGATATTTTAATTCTTTCCCTCATCTCCTTAACTTCATGCtcaatttaaaacaagaaagaaagccTCATCTGAAGACAGTATTACACTGCAGAGATTGGAAGATGTAGGAGCCTTTGCTATTAATATTTACATCCGTTAATAATACATAATGCacatatttcattgtatttatatCTTTATTGTGTACAGATTGCCACTGGGTAGTACCGTCTCATAAATAAGTTATTAAATTAGCCAATATAAATGTATTGCGGGAGTTCGTTTTCTATTAGAAAATCAACTCCTCCTGATGGTTGTATTCTtagccttctttctttccctgcaaTGCAAAGCCAGAAAGCACGTTAGTGCGTAGCCCTCCTGGTAATGTTCTGGGGTAGCTTGCTGTCTACTGCAGCATCTGCCTGTGCCATACACATAGAGATTATGTAGATCTATTACTTGCTTGAGAAATAAAACTTAGCTAAATCAAGCTATATTGAATATCAGAAGAGTTATAAAATACATCAATCAAAACAATAACTGCTGAAAATT
Proteins encoded in this region:
- the Cbln2 gene encoding cerebellin-2, translated to MPAPGLGPRGPPLNMPGRRGALREPADFGSSLGAALALLLLLLPACCPVRAQNDTEPIVLEGKCLVVCDSSPSGDGAVTSSLGISVRSGSAKVAFSATRSTNHEPSEMSNRTMTIYFDQVLVNIGNHFDLASSIFVAPRKGIYSFSFHVVKVYNRQTIQVSLMQNGYPVISAFAGDQDVTREAASNGVLLLMEREDKVHLKLERGNLMGGWKYSTFSGFLVFPL